In a single window of the Flavivirga spongiicola genome:
- a CDS encoding PQQ-dependent sugar dehydrogenase: MNFRSRSILFALCIIVSFIQCTQKSILPPGDPDNGGLFIPDDFEALIVTDSIEGKARHLTVDKFGTIYVNLRYSKNGEAIVILRDTTQNGKADIIERYGNIKKDSSESRGGYSTAMKIHNGYVYFSTELVVYRYKLDKKGQIVPGDPEIIMTDDHEHGQHQHIAKPIAFDNKGYMYVPFGGPSNACQVEGRTPESPGIDPCPQLEHHGGIWRFDVNKTGQTQKDGYKFATGIRSVVGLDWNPVDETLYAVVHGRDDLYRLFPNQFTPWESAMLPAEEFIRVTEGSDFGWPYCYYDQLQNKKVLAPEYGGDGKIVGRCESCDDPVIGFPGHWAPNDLMFYTGNQLPERYKNGAFITFHGSTNRGPYPQSGYFVGFVPFKDGKATGDWEVFADGFAKKDPIVSVYRAVNRPMGVTTGPDGSIYISDSNQGKIWRVMYKGHKASFGEKELAAMEQRKLVTHIKTPDKEKDNLMKDELLLGGHKLYFRYCSACHQDDGHGAGGRFPTLVHTDWVTGDKSRLIKVILQGLEGTIEVNGESFSGLMPQHSFLTDDEIAEVLTYIRTNFGNEASTIETKEVSRIRKKLKKEHNHN; encoded by the coding sequence ATGAATTTTCGATCAAGATCTATATTATTCGCTCTTTGTATAATAGTAAGTTTTATTCAATGTACTCAAAAATCAATATTACCACCAGGAGACCCCGATAATGGAGGGCTCTTTATTCCTGATGATTTTGAAGCTTTAATAGTAACAGATAGCATTGAAGGTAAAGCAAGACACCTTACCGTTGATAAATTCGGAACCATCTATGTCAATTTAAGGTATTCCAAAAATGGAGAAGCCATAGTGATATTACGAGATACAACTCAAAATGGAAAAGCAGACATCATTGAGAGGTATGGCAACATAAAAAAAGACTCTTCAGAATCAAGAGGTGGTTATTCCACAGCTATGAAAATACATAACGGTTATGTTTATTTTAGTACAGAATTGGTTGTGTATCGTTATAAACTGGATAAAAAAGGTCAAATTGTTCCTGGTGACCCTGAAATTATCATGACGGACGATCATGAACATGGACAACATCAACATATTGCAAAACCAATAGCTTTTGATAATAAAGGCTATATGTATGTGCCTTTTGGAGGTCCATCTAATGCTTGCCAAGTAGAAGGGAGAACACCCGAATCTCCTGGAATAGATCCTTGCCCCCAACTAGAACACCATGGAGGTATCTGGAGATTCGATGTAAATAAAACAGGGCAGACCCAAAAAGATGGTTATAAATTTGCAACCGGAATTCGAAGTGTGGTAGGATTAGATTGGAATCCGGTTGATGAAACCCTTTACGCCGTAGTACATGGTAGGGACGATCTATATCGTTTATTCCCTAACCAATTTACCCCATGGGAAAGCGCTATGTTACCTGCGGAAGAATTTATCAGAGTGACTGAAGGCTCAGATTTCGGATGGCCCTACTGTTATTATGATCAGCTTCAAAACAAAAAAGTATTAGCACCCGAATACGGCGGAGATGGTAAAATCGTAGGACGGTGTGAGTCCTGTGATGATCCCGTTATAGGCTTTCCAGGACATTGGGCTCCTAACGATCTTATGTTCTATACAGGTAACCAGCTTCCCGAACGCTATAAAAATGGGGCGTTTATTACCTTTCATGGTTCTACCAATAGAGGTCCCTACCCTCAGTCTGGGTATTTTGTTGGTTTTGTTCCCTTTAAAGATGGAAAGGCAACAGGAGATTGGGAAGTTTTTGCAGACGGTTTTGCTAAAAAGGATCCCATCGTAAGCGTATATAGAGCTGTTAACAGACCGATGGGTGTTACAACCGGTCCAGACGGATCCATATACATTAGTGATTCTAATCAAGGGAAAATATGGCGGGTTATGTATAAAGGCCATAAAGCTAGTTTTGGAGAAAAGGAACTGGCAGCCATGGAACAACGAAAATTAGTTACCCATATAAAAACACCAGACAAGGAAAAAGACAACTTAATGAAAGATGAACTATTATTAGGAGGACACAAGCTATACTTCAGATATTGTAGTGCCTGCCATCAAGACGATGGACATGGAGCAGGTGGTAGATTTCCAACATTGGTTCATACTGATTGGGTTACAGGAGATAAATCACGATTGATAAAAGTCATTCTTCAGGGACTGGAAGGAACCATCGAAGTTAATGGTGAGTCTTTTAGTGGTTTAATGCCCCAGCACAGTTTTTTAACCGACGATGAAATAGCAGAAGTTTTAACTTATATCCGTACCAATTTTGGTAATGAAGCTTCCACAATAGAAACAAAAGAAGTAAGTCGGATTAGAAAAAAATTAAAAAAGGAACATAATCATAACTAA
- a CDS encoding SPFH domain-containing protein — protein MGLFDKIKEKLSHEFIDIIEWLDYTDDTIVHRFERYQNEIKNEAKLIVREGQVAVFINEGQLADVFTPGTYTLNTQNLPILATLKGWKYGFNSPFKAEVYFVNTHLFTDEKWGTKNPITLNDERFGLVEIRAFGTYAFKINDPGKFIIDIVGTDNNFTNFEINEHLKSLIATRFTDTVGEANLPIELYAANTSELSETCKEVMQPEFNSVGISLEKFFIENVSMPEDLKKEIFEYSRIDKLDLEKLTKFKTAKAIEAAATNEGGTAGAGMGMGMGFVLAQQMSGMMTGGTQQTTTSPMVAQQQVAVPPPMPIAVQYFYALNGQQAGPVNFEQLRVLFANRTVNKETLVWKQGMQNWTVLQEVEELKAFLGGSTPPPLPA, from the coding sequence ATGGGGCTTTTTGACAAAATAAAAGAAAAACTAAGTCACGAATTTATTGATATTATTGAGTGGCTAGACTATACCGATGATACTATTGTACACCGTTTTGAACGCTATCAAAACGAAATAAAAAACGAAGCAAAACTGATTGTTAGGGAAGGGCAAGTCGCGGTTTTTATTAATGAAGGGCAACTCGCCGATGTATTTACACCGGGAACTTATACTTTAAATACACAAAATCTACCGATACTAGCTACACTTAAAGGTTGGAAATATGGATTTAACAGCCCTTTTAAGGCAGAAGTTTATTTTGTAAACACCCACCTTTTTACAGACGAGAAATGGGGTACTAAAAACCCAATTACTTTAAATGATGAACGTTTTGGGCTTGTTGAAATTAGAGCTTTTGGAACCTATGCTTTTAAAATTAACGATCCAGGTAAATTTATTATAGATATTGTAGGAACAGACAATAATTTTACCAATTTTGAAATAAACGAACATTTAAAAAGTTTAATTGCAACGCGTTTTACTGATACTGTAGGCGAGGCAAATTTACCTATTGAGTTATACGCTGCCAATACTTCAGAACTATCGGAAACCTGTAAAGAAGTCATGCAGCCTGAGTTTAATAGTGTGGGGATCTCTCTCGAAAAGTTCTTTATTGAAAATGTATCTATGCCCGAGGATCTTAAAAAAGAAATTTTTGAGTATAGTCGTATAGACAAATTAGACCTTGAGAAACTCACCAAATTTAAAACAGCCAAAGCCATTGAAGCTGCCGCTACAAACGAAGGAGGTACTGCGGGTGCGGGAATGGGAATGGGAATGGGCTTTGTCTTGGCTCAGCAAATGAGTGGTATGATGACAGGAGGAACGCAACAGACAACTACAAGTCCTATGGTGGCACAGCAACAAGTAGCTGTACCACCTCCAATGCCAATAGCCGTACAGTACTTTTACGCATTAAATGGACAACAAGCTGGTCCTGTTAACTTTGAGCAGTTAAGAGTATTATTTGCCAATAGAACGGTAAACAAAGAAACCTTGGTGTGGAAGCAAGGCATGCAAAATTGGACAGTATTACAAGAAGTGGAAGAACTAAAAGCCTTTTTAGGAGGAAGTACTCCACCACCTCTTCCTGCGTAA
- a CDS encoding DNA helicase PriA yields the protein MQETFTQKSELKKSCINCGAELTYAPGTTSLTCDYCNYEQEIPVSENSFEELELVKYLNKMGGQSHSEQITMLQCKNCGANQHVEENYKSLHCVYCSMPLIIEDAYKEDWILPGAVVPFQITQEKAHQIFKNWVASLWFAPNNLKKAALDPQHTKGLYAPYWTFDAQLFATYIGQRGEYYYVTKTVGSGKNRRTVQERRTRWYPASGNVSGFVDDTLIKASKQKTGVIPSKVSRWNLKQLQPFNSSFLAGFVTEKYTIPLKEGHLVATNEAKTIATRWAKNDIGGDTQRVSSINMQLSEETFKHILLPVYISAYQFKGKRYNFFVNGQTGVLSGQRPYSFWKIFFLVLGILIVIGVIVFFTN from the coding sequence ATGCAAGAAACATTCACTCAAAAATCTGAGCTTAAAAAATCCTGTATCAACTGTGGTGCGGAGCTTACTTATGCTCCGGGCACTACTTCACTTACATGTGATTATTGTAACTATGAGCAGGAAATTCCTGTTTCAGAAAATAGTTTTGAAGAGCTAGAACTTGTAAAATACCTTAATAAAATGGGAGGGCAGTCGCATAGTGAGCAAATTACCATGCTACAATGTAAAAACTGCGGTGCCAATCAACATGTTGAAGAAAACTACAAGTCGTTGCATTGTGTTTATTGTAGTATGCCTCTTATTATTGAAGACGCTTATAAAGAAGATTGGATTTTGCCGGGGGCTGTTGTTCCTTTTCAGATAACGCAAGAAAAAGCGCATCAAATTTTTAAAAATTGGGTCGCTAGCCTATGGTTTGCTCCCAACAATTTAAAAAAGGCTGCTTTAGATCCACAACATACTAAAGGACTGTACGCTCCCTATTGGACATTTGATGCCCAACTTTTTGCAACCTATATAGGGCAAAGGGGTGAGTACTATTATGTAACAAAAACAGTAGGTTCTGGAAAAAATAGGCGTACTGTACAAGAGCGTAGAACACGTTGGTATCCTGCTTCTGGCAATGTAAGCGGATTTGTGGATGATACCTTGATTAAAGCTTCCAAACAAAAAACCGGTGTCATACCCTCAAAAGTGTCTCGATGGAACTTAAAACAACTACAACCTTTTAACAGTAGTTTTTTAGCTGGTTTTGTTACCGAAAAATATACCATCCCCCTAAAAGAAGGGCATTTAGTTGCTACAAATGAAGCCAAGACGATTGCCACCCGATGGGCTAAAAATGATATTGGCGGAGATACGCAACGCGTCTCTTCCATTAATATGCAGTTAAGCGAAGAGACTTTTAAACATATTTTATTACCTGTTTACATAAGCGCATACCAATTTAAAGGAAAACGATATAATTTCTTTGTAAATGGGCAAACAGGGGTATTGTCTGGGCAACGACCGTACTCATTCTGGAAGATTTTCTTTTTGGTACTAGGTATTCTAATTGTTATTGGAGTTATTGTGTTTTTTACAAACTAA
- a CDS encoding helix-turn-helix domain-containing protein — protein MIENKELDLAWDFVNNTDRNVFLTGKAGTGKTTFLHKLKMKSLKRMVVVAPTGVAAINAKGVTIHSFFQMPFGPLLPDTDLNNTSSGFNRKFSKTKINIIKSLDLLVIDEISMVRADLLDGIDRVLRRFKSRNKVFGGVQLLMIGDLQQLSPIIKENEWELLKPYYRNGFFFSSQAYLQCQAITIELSHIFRQDNPKFISILNEIRTNTLTQASADELNKRYQPDFVPDEKEGYISLTTHNNKAEQTNNRELDKLKSKTYTYDASVEGKFPEYAYPNKEKLTLKVGAQVMFIKNDSSPEKRYFNGKIGKVIHLDRDEVIVHCQEDDFNIVTTPEIWENINYTVDAETKAITENKIGAYTQMPLRLAWSITIHKSQGLTFEKAIIDAQGAFAHGQTYVALSRCKSLEGLVLNSKINSSQIISDSNVLSFNKMAEENQPDKGILQASKSEFQLNLIAELFDFYKFLHPIGRILDIYYKNKTSIEGQVEDPLDTMKSCVTELLKVANAFKAQLTALSETSEAPESSEALQERFIKAINYFSVQTKERISPAIKSFGFTTDNKTIEKDMLKQFDTLEELLTSKLLYFEGLTTGFNVITFLELRAKSVFLAKDKPKKPRKTIIDGTTNIELFELLRELRNSIAKREDLVHFQVFTQKALYDMCETLPTNKQELKQVNGMGKVRVEKYGTAILEVIRTYCDENDIETSDASEIDLFEKPKPKRKKGDTKKISLDLFKMGKSAEAIALERDLNVNTITGHLASFISSGEVKITDLISEVHYEELKNIIPKTKFENLSDLKHQVDAKYSYGELRLVLDDLYK, from the coding sequence ATGATAGAAAATAAAGAACTGGATTTAGCTTGGGACTTTGTTAATAATACGGATAGAAATGTATTTTTAACAGGGAAAGCAGGTACTGGGAAGACGACATTTTTGCATAAGTTGAAAATGAAATCTTTAAAGCGTATGGTAGTGGTTGCACCTACTGGTGTGGCGGCTATTAATGCAAAGGGAGTGACCATACATTCGTTTTTTCAGATGCCTTTTGGTCCGCTTTTGCCAGATACAGACTTAAATAATACATCTTCTGGTTTTAATCGTAAGTTTAGCAAGACCAAAATAAACATCATTAAGTCTCTGGATTTGTTGGTCATTGATGAGATTAGTATGGTTCGTGCCGATTTATTGGATGGTATTGATCGCGTTTTGAGACGTTTTAAGAGTAGAAATAAAGTATTTGGAGGTGTTCAATTATTAATGATAGGCGATTTACAACAGTTATCTCCTATTATAAAAGAAAATGAATGGGAATTACTAAAACCCTATTATAGAAACGGGTTCTTTTTTAGTAGTCAGGCGTATCTACAATGTCAAGCTATTACTATAGAATTGAGTCATATTTTTAGGCAAGATAATCCTAAATTTATTAGCATTCTTAATGAGATCCGAACCAATACACTAACACAAGCCTCAGCTGATGAATTAAACAAACGCTACCAACCCGATTTTGTGCCAGATGAAAAAGAAGGTTATATATCCTTAACAACGCATAATAATAAGGCAGAACAGACCAATAATAGAGAACTGGATAAACTAAAGAGTAAGACGTATACTTATGATGCTAGTGTTGAAGGTAAGTTTCCGGAATATGCCTACCCTAATAAAGAGAAACTAACTTTAAAGGTTGGTGCGCAAGTCATGTTTATAAAAAATGACAGTTCACCCGAAAAGCGCTATTTCAATGGAAAGATAGGAAAAGTGATTCACCTAGACAGAGATGAAGTGATCGTACATTGTCAGGAAGATGATTTTAATATAGTGACCACACCAGAAATCTGGGAGAATATTAATTATACTGTTGATGCAGAAACCAAAGCCATTACCGAAAATAAAATAGGTGCTTATACGCAGATGCCTTTACGACTAGCATGGTCTATAACCATACATAAAAGCCAGGGACTAACCTTTGAAAAAGCTATTATCGATGCTCAAGGTGCTTTTGCACATGGACAAACTTATGTGGCATTAAGCAGATGTAAATCTTTAGAAGGTTTGGTGCTAAATAGTAAAATAAATTCCAGTCAGATTATTAGTGATAGTAATGTATTGTCTTTTAATAAAATGGCTGAAGAGAATCAACCAGACAAAGGTATATTACAAGCTTCTAAATCGGAATTTCAGTTGAATTTAATAGCAGAATTATTCGATTTTTATAAGTTTCTCCATCCTATAGGACGTATACTTGATATTTATTATAAGAATAAAACCAGTATAGAGGGACAAGTAGAAGATCCTTTAGATACTATGAAATCTTGTGTTACAGAACTGTTAAAAGTAGCCAATGCATTTAAGGCACAACTAACCGCCCTATCTGAAACTTCTGAAGCGCCTGAATCGAGTGAAGCGCTTCAAGAACGGTTTATTAAAGCGATCAACTATTTCAGTGTCCAGACAAAAGAGCGTATAAGCCCCGCTATAAAATCCTTTGGTTTTACTACGGACAACAAGACGATTGAAAAAGATATGCTTAAACAGTTTGACACTCTAGAAGAATTGTTGACGAGCAAGCTCTTGTATTTTGAAGGTTTAACAACTGGTTTTAATGTGATCACCTTTTTAGAATTACGTGCTAAATCCGTTTTTCTTGCTAAAGACAAACCTAAGAAACCTAGAAAAACAATTATTGATGGGACGACCAATATTGAGTTATTTGAGTTATTACGTGAGCTACGAAACAGTATAGCTAAACGAGAAGATTTGGTGCATTTTCAGGTGTTTACACAGAAAGCTTTATACGACATGTGCGAAACCTTACCAACGAATAAGCAAGAACTAAAACAAGTTAACGGTATGGGGAAGGTGCGGGTTGAAAAATATGGAACCGCCATTTTAGAAGTGATTAGAACCTATTGTGACGAGAACGATATTGAAACTTCTGATGCTAGTGAGATAGATCTTTTTGAGAAACCAAAACCAAAGCGAAAAAAAGGCGATACTAAAAAGATTTCCTTAGACTTATTTAAAATGGGAAAATCTGCTGAAGCAATCGCTTTAGAACGTGACTTGAATGTGAATACCATTACAGGGCATTTGGCAAGCTTTATATCTTCAGGCGAAGTAAAAATAACCGATTTGATCTCCGAAGTTCATTATGAAGAACTAAAAAACATTATCCCCAAAACAAAGTTTGAAAATCTCTCTGATTTAAAACACCAAGTAGATGCTAAGTATAGTTATGGAGAATTGCGTTTGGTGCTTGACGATTTGTATAAGTAA
- a CDS encoding RNA polymerase sigma factor, whose product MDSIEEIFRKNYKELCILSYYYLKDINEAKDVVQDVFVKIIEQNKLKELKNSESYFKTAVRNTSLKRIQKRKKTDTLSNHNLFYNPANTEEQEAIALKNKIELYKQIDLLPEQCKNVFLLCVLNDLKYKEAAEVLKISINTVKTQMKKAFKILRSSLKDTHLLLFLFSQEKIYSKKIKLS is encoded by the coding sequence TTGGATTCTATTGAAGAAATATTTAGAAAAAACTATAAAGAACTGTGCATTCTGTCCTATTATTATTTAAAGGACATTAATGAGGCAAAAGATGTCGTTCAGGATGTTTTTGTAAAAATAATAGAGCAAAACAAACTGAAGGAATTAAAAAATAGTGAAAGTTATTTTAAAACAGCTGTGCGTAACACCAGTTTAAAAAGAATCCAAAAGAGGAAGAAAACGGATACGCTCTCTAACCACAATCTTTTTTATAATCCAGCCAATACAGAAGAACAAGAAGCCATAGCGCTTAAGAATAAAATAGAATTATATAAACAAATAGATTTACTACCAGAACAATGTAAAAATGTATTTTTATTATGTGTGTTAAACGACCTTAAGTATAAAGAAGCGGCAGAGGTCTTAAAAATATCGATTAACACGGTAAAAACTCAAATGAAAAAAGCATTTAAAATTTTAAGATCTTCATTAAAAGATACGCATTTACTACTCTTTTTATTTTCTCAAGAAAAGATTTATTCTAAAAAAATAAAATTAAGTTAA
- a CDS encoding FecR family protein — protein MRNIDVIFKKLRNNLTPEEEIIFQEWLKSSNVNERLYKRLLQLKNEGSGAYDISELDVNAAWKAIQENVKPKQKSKVIPFYKRKVVQYAAAVLVGILATSYIFKGDLFSKPIEDSPIIVKTNIIETGTDKAVLTLGDGSVVALEKGQTFQSNNIKSTGEELVYNAANTTKEEITYNYLTIPRGGEWLIKLSDGTQVWLNSESQLKYPTSFVKGESRKVELVYGEAYFDVSPSTAHNGSKFIVHNQNQDIEVLGTEFNIKAYKDETNIYTTLVEGLVLINQEGTKQKLLPNQQSVLDKNTNTIEVANVDVYNEISWKEGIFSFDGKTLKEIMKVMSRWYDMEVVFMNKDIEDEEFVGVLRRNRDINKVLSGIKSFGTIKDYTISGKNVVLK, from the coding sequence GTGAGAAATATAGATGTCATATTTAAAAAGTTAAGAAATAATCTAACTCCAGAGGAAGAGATTATATTCCAAGAGTGGCTTAAAAGTTCTAATGTAAACGAAAGACTATACAAGCGGTTGCTTCAATTAAAAAATGAAGGAAGCGGGGCTTACGATATTTCAGAATTAGATGTAAATGCTGCTTGGAAAGCAATCCAAGAAAATGTTAAGCCAAAACAAAAAAGCAAGGTTATTCCCTTTTATAAAAGAAAAGTGGTACAATATGCAGCAGCCGTGTTGGTAGGTATTCTTGCCACTAGTTATATATTCAAGGGGGATTTATTTAGTAAACCTATTGAGGATTCGCCAATAATTGTAAAGACAAATATAATAGAAACCGGTACAGACAAAGCGGTGTTAACTTTAGGGGATGGTTCTGTAGTCGCATTAGAAAAAGGGCAAACATTCCAAAGTAATAATATAAAGAGTACAGGGGAAGAATTAGTTTATAATGCTGCGAACACTACAAAAGAAGAAATCACATACAATTATTTAACGATCCCGCGTGGAGGGGAATGGTTAATTAAGCTTTCAGATGGCACACAAGTTTGGTTAAATTCAGAATCGCAGCTTAAATACCCTACAAGTTTTGTTAAGGGAGAAAGTCGTAAAGTGGAATTGGTGTATGGTGAGGCTTATTTTGATGTGAGCCCAAGTACAGCACATAATGGTTCAAAATTTATAGTCCACAATCAAAATCAGGACATCGAAGTGCTAGGTACAGAATTCAATATTAAAGCTTATAAAGACGAAACGAATATTTATACAACTTTAGTAGAAGGTCTAGTGTTGATAAATCAAGAAGGTACAAAGCAAAAGTTATTACCTAACCAACAGTCGGTTTTAGATAAGAATACAAATACTATAGAGGTTGCTAATGTAGATGTCTATAATGAGATCTCTTGGAAAGAAGGCATATTTAGTTTTGATGGTAAAACATTGAAAGAGATTATGAAAGTCATGTCCAGATGGTACGATATGGAAGTTGTTTTTATGAACAAAGACATTGAGGACGAAGAATTTGTTGGCGTATTAAGAAGAAATCGAGATATAAATAAAGTATTATCTGGTATTAAAAGTTTTGGAACAATTAAAGATTATACCATTAGTGGTAAGAATGTCGTATTAAAATAA